In Nicotiana tabacum cultivar K326 chromosome 21, ASM71507v2, whole genome shotgun sequence, one DNA window encodes the following:
- the LOC107824250 gene encoding uncharacterized protein LOC107824250, with protein sequence MFKLQFEFEAFMNQKQLEENLTEENAIHKFGEDFATCIYVAKVAQFFHAITTTWSKNLSSHALYIVVENLSEETHFTCKIDLKSWQFWGKKGLKSFNVGKKRVDIYWDLRSAKLSSRPEPVSDYYVALVSEGEMVLLLGDQNKEAFKRTKSRPAFVDAALVHKKETVYAKKYFCTRTILGQGKKQHDITIECVISGPSDPAIWISVDGTVSIRITNLHWRFRGNETIFVDNVRVEIFWDVHDWLYSGPRSGPGTFIFKQDNEGSDKLEGRYSNSEGYISDGSSNLQSVCTELWHFLYA encoded by the coding sequence ATGTTCAAATTACAATTTGAATTTGAGGCTTTCATGAATCAGAAACAATTGGAAGAGAATCTTACCGAGGAAAATGCTATTCATAAATTTGGAGAGGACTTTGCAACTTGTATTTACGTAGCCAAAGTTGCACAATTTTTTCATGCTATAACAACAACGTGGTCCAAGAATCTGAGCAGCCACGCCCTTTACATTGTAGTCGAAAACCTTTCTGAAGAAACACATTTCACATGCAAAATAGACCTAAAATCTTGGCAATTTTGGGGTAAGAAGGGTTTAAAATCATTCAACGTAGGTAAAAAGCGTGTGGATATTTATTGGGATTTGAGGTCTGCCAAATTGTCTAGCCGGCCAGAGCCTGTCTCTGATTATTATGTGGCATTGGTCTCAGAAGGAGAGATGGTATTATTATTAGGTGATCAAAATAAAGAAGCATTCAAGAGAACAAAGTCAAGACCAGCTTTTGTGGATGCTGCTTTAGTGCACAAGAAGGAAACTGTATatgcaaaaaaatatttttgcacTAGAACAATATTAGGGCAAGGGAAAAAGCAACATGATATTACTATTGAGTGTGTCATTTCAGGGCCATCTGATCCTGCAATATGGATTAGTGTGGACGGGACCGTATCAATCCGAATTACTAATTTGCATTGGAGATTTAGGGGAAATGAGACAATTTTTGTGGATAATGTACGTGTGGAGATATTCTGGGACGTGCATGACTGGTTGTATAGTGGCCCTCGCTCTGGCCCTGGGACATTCATTTTCAAACAAGATAATGAAGGTAGTGATAAATTGGAAGGCAGATATTCAAATTCTGAAGGTTATATTAGTGATGGAAGCTCTAATTTGCAATCTGTGTGCACGGAATTATGGCATTTTCTTTATGCATGA